One genomic segment of Chitinophaga sancti includes these proteins:
- a CDS encoding TIGR02452 family protein, whose amino-acid sequence MKKTTRAEKAQETLQIIDQGYYRVKEEVVNIKASIATMLEECKLYTPDDFNTLMPEVAQKAAAANEVTTFEVINTTVLDAAAAMIRQNKKIGCLNFASAKNPGGGFLGGAVAQEESLAMSSALYATLSKHFEMYEYNRARPTLLYSDHMIWSPDVAVFRNDNGELLPDPYPVSFITSPAVNVGAILNNRPHEKAQTEDVMLRRMDRLLGVFAHHNIEHLLLGAWGCGVFRNDPKDIARYFGSYLLNEGKYSKCFKSVVFAVLDKSAATPNMKAFQEIFT is encoded by the coding sequence ATGAAAAAAACAACACGGGCCGAGAAGGCCCAGGAGACCCTGCAGATCATTGACCAGGGCTATTATCGTGTGAAAGAAGAGGTTGTCAACATCAAAGCATCCATTGCTACTATGCTCGAAGAATGCAAATTGTACACCCCTGACGACTTCAACACCCTCATGCCGGAGGTAGCCCAAAAAGCCGCCGCAGCAAACGAAGTAACTACGTTCGAAGTGATTAACACCACAGTACTCGATGCTGCAGCGGCTATGATCCGCCAGAACAAGAAGATCGGTTGCCTCAATTTCGCCTCCGCCAAGAACCCCGGAGGCGGCTTTCTGGGGGGCGCCGTTGCCCAGGAAGAAAGTCTAGCTATGTCATCAGCATTGTACGCAACGCTCTCAAAACATTTTGAGATGTACGAGTATAACAGGGCCAGGCCTACGCTGCTGTACTCGGATCATATGATCTGGAGCCCGGATGTAGCCGTTTTCCGCAACGATAATGGCGAACTGCTGCCGGATCCCTATCCTGTCTCGTTCATCACCAGTCCTGCTGTAAACGTTGGTGCGATCCTCAATAATCGCCCCCACGAAAAAGCACAGACTGAGGATGTCATGCTCCGCAGAATGGACAGGTTACTGGGCGTATTTGCACATCATAATATCGAACATTTATTATTAGGCGCCTGGGGATGTGGCGTGTTTAGAAATGATCCCAAAGATATCGCGCGTTATTTCGGTAGCTATTTATTAAACGAAGGAAAGTACAGTAAATGCTTTAAATCAGTCGTTTTTGCAGTTCTGGATAAGAGCGCTGCGACGCCGAATATGAAAGCATTCCAGGAAATTTTTACCTGA
- a CDS encoding acyltransferase — MNANPLPSKPHYQILDGLRGVAALIVVAFHIFEAHATSHLTQIINHGYLAVDFFFLLSGYVIAYAYDDRWHKMSVGNFFRRRLERLQPMVIMGMIIGAICFYFSDSPVLFPQIHTVPVWQVLLTMLVGFTLLPIPVSMDIRGWQELHPLNGPGWSLFYEYIANILYGLGIRRFSKGLLAALVVLSGAVLMYYTVTSQGGDIVGGWSLTPEQIKIGFIRMMFPFFGGLLLARVTKPKRIKNAFLWSSLLLAVVLFMPRIGGAERLWANGLYEALAIIFVFPLIVYLGAGGQTHSTKEYKVCKFLGDISYPIYITHYPFIYIYTAWAYDNRQAAPSLAIGYGLLTFAVAVLVGYASLKLYDEPVRAWLKKKSIT, encoded by the coding sequence CTGCTTTGATTGTAGTCGCCTTTCACATTTTTGAAGCCCATGCTACTAGTCATCTTACACAGATCATTAATCATGGATACCTGGCCGTTGACTTCTTCTTCCTGCTTTCGGGCTACGTGATCGCCTATGCTTACGATGACCGCTGGCACAAAATGTCTGTCGGCAACTTCTTCCGCCGTCGTCTCGAACGATTGCAGCCTATGGTGATCATGGGGATGATCATCGGTGCTATCTGCTTTTATTTTAGTGATTCCCCTGTATTATTTCCCCAGATCCATACGGTACCTGTATGGCAGGTATTGTTGACCATGCTCGTAGGTTTCACCCTGCTGCCTATACCCGTGTCTATGGACATCCGTGGCTGGCAGGAATTACATCCGCTGAATGGTCCGGGCTGGTCTTTATTCTACGAGTACATCGCAAATATTTTATACGGATTAGGTATCCGACGTTTTTCAAAAGGACTATTAGCTGCATTGGTTGTTCTTTCTGGTGCTGTATTAATGTACTATACCGTTACCAGTCAGGGAGGCGATATTGTCGGTGGCTGGTCCCTCACGCCTGAGCAGATCAAGATAGGATTTATCAGGATGATGTTCCCCTTCTTTGGCGGTTTATTACTGGCCAGGGTAACGAAACCGAAACGTATTAAAAATGCATTCCTGTGGTCAAGTCTCCTGCTGGCAGTAGTGCTGTTCATGCCAAGAATAGGTGGCGCCGAACGCCTGTGGGCCAATGGTCTGTACGAAGCATTGGCCATTATATTTGTATTTCCGCTGATTGTTTACCTCGGCGCAGGTGGGCAGACCCACAGCACCAAAGAATATAAAGTATGCAAATTCCTGGGTGACATCTCATACCCAATTTACATCACCCATTACCCATTTATTTACATTTACACCGCATGGGCCTACGACAACAGGCAGGCAGCTCCGTCACTAGCCATCGGCTATGGACTGCTCACTTTTGCTGTAGCCGTTCTTGTGGGTTATGCCAGCCTCAAACTGTATGATGAACCCGTACGGGCATGGCTGAAAAAGAAATCCATTACATAA